The Methanomethylovorans hollandica DSM 15978 genome includes a region encoding these proteins:
- a CDS encoding 4Fe-4S binding protein, giving the protein MNEVMFGTKDDKQLMYLPQKCIGCGTCVVACPKGIITIGSVGAVARGLIDKDYLENDPSGCIMCGICAKTCPTGALEMRQGGKSINDNTYVSFALEPTTVNENCVHCGLCEQICPQGCIEVRQWLASDGSAKVDGETNINNSCCVHCGWCASVCPADAITVQKPFAGTWVRDEATCTACRTCVDTCPCNALFNPEWEAGERVDKVSQRADVCIYCGACEMACPVDAITVTKTQIIPEVEKKAIIEKKILNVKAPRPTLTSVLMTDEEVCLGCGNCVIVCPVNAQDNKNLAAGYLNEVESKKILEVRNGSVKVVNQDVCGSDGACVMICPVNAIWLERREC; this is encoded by the coding sequence ATGAATGAAGTAATGTTTGGAACAAAAGACGACAAGCAGCTTATGTATCTTCCGCAGAAGTGCATAGGATGTGGAACTTGCGTCGTGGCATGTCCGAAAGGAATCATTACCATCGGTTCCGTGGGGGCGGTTGCCAGAGGCCTTATTGACAAGGACTATCTGGAGAACGATCCTTCAGGCTGTATTATGTGTGGTATATGTGCCAAGACCTGTCCCACAGGTGCATTGGAAATGCGTCAGGGTGGCAAATCCATCAATGACAATACATATGTCAGCTTTGCACTTGAACCAACGACTGTTAATGAGAACTGTGTACACTGTGGATTATGCGAGCAGATATGCCCGCAGGGGTGCATAGAGGTCAGGCAGTGGCTGGCATCCGACGGTAGTGCGAAGGTCGATGGTGAGACGAATATCAACAACTCATGCTGTGTACATTGCGGATGGTGTGCTTCTGTATGTCCCGCCGATGCTATCACTGTACAGAAACCGTTTGCTGGAACATGGGTAAGGGATGAGGCAACCTGTACAGCCTGCCGCACATGTGTTGACACGTGTCCATGCAATGCGCTTTTCAACCCGGAGTGGGAAGCAGGGGAGAGAGTGGATAAGGTGTCTCAGCGTGCAGATGTATGTATCTATTGTGGCGCCTGTGAAATGGCCTGCCCCGTGGATGCTATTACTGTTACCAAGACCCAGATAATCCCCGAAGTAGAAAAGAAAGCCATCATCGAGAAAAAGATACTTAATGTCAAGGCACCGAGACCTACCCTCACTTCCGTGCTGATGACCGATGAAGAAGTCTGTCTTGGATGCGGCAACTGTGTTATCGTTTGCCCGGTCAATGCTCAGGATAATAAGAACCTTGCAGCAGGCTATCTCAACGAAGTGGAAAGCAAGAAGATCCTTGAAGTGAGAAATGGTAGTGTTAAGGTCGTTAATCAGGATGTCTGTGGTTCAGATGGTGCTTGTGTGATGATCTGTCCTGTAAACGCCATCTGGTTAGAGAGAAGGGAGTGTTAG
- a CDS encoding formylmethanofuran dehydrogenase subunit A, with translation MAGTIAVKNGYVFDPLNEVNGERMDVFIRDGKVVRELSASEMDNAKVIDASGMTVMAGGVDSHSHVAGAKVNAGRLMRPEDHYKCYMKKTPLTHSGSGYTVPTVYLGGYEYSKMGYTTVFEAAVPPLEARHTHEEMRATPMLDMGGYLVLGNNWFLMRYMNEGDFDKAAAYVAWMMRTHKTYGIKCVNPAGVENWGWGENVSSLDQANIHFEVTPTEIIKNLTEINEHLGFPMPLHLHANNLGHPGCWETTRESLKIPSNVKAKPNVDVEWAETKMNAKRHESVYLTHCQFNAFGGTSWRDFESGVKGITDYVNSKDHVVMDSGCVPFGDATVMTGDGPAIHDLYVLTGNKWSNTDVECECGSGVLPFTYLKSNPVHSVQWAMGLEVLLYVNDPWKSIMTTDSPNGGPFTKYPLIMAWLMSLKARQDTMSECHKWAQDRSGLGGEEREMSLYDLAILTRANPARTIGMAYRKGTLGVGADGDVSIYNIDPKKLDVNDYESLIRNLQNSEYTIKDGEVVARQGEIVAIPEKRTYYSDIKVPDADEKHMLEDVKEWFRYYTLGFSNYPTPDRYLANPTPMTVNPLR, from the coding sequence ATGGCTGGAACGATTGCAGTAAAGAATGGTTATGTGTTCGATCCCCTCAATGAGGTCAACGGGGAAAGGATGGATGTTTTTATCAGAGACGGAAAGGTCGTAAGAGAGCTCTCTGCATCTGAGATGGATAATGCAAAGGTCATAGATGCCAGCGGCATGACCGTCATGGCTGGTGGTGTGGATTCCCACTCACATGTTGCCGGTGCGAAAGTTAACGCAGGAAGGCTCATGAGGCCGGAGGACCACTACAAATGTTATATGAAGAAAACCCCGCTTACTCACTCCGGTTCAGGTTACACTGTTCCCACTGTCTACTTGGGGGGATATGAGTACTCCAAGATGGGATATACCACTGTGTTCGAAGCAGCAGTGCCACCCCTTGAGGCCCGTCACACTCACGAGGAAATGCGTGCTACGCCCATGCTGGATATGGGTGGCTACCTTGTACTGGGGAACAACTGGTTCCTTATGCGGTACATGAACGAGGGTGATTTCGACAAGGCAGCAGCCTACGTTGCATGGATGATGAGGACCCACAAGACGTACGGTATAAAATGTGTGAACCCTGCAGGTGTGGAGAACTGGGGATGGGGAGAGAACGTCAGCTCTCTGGACCAGGCGAACATACACTTTGAGGTTACACCCACGGAGATCATCAAGAACCTGACCGAGATCAATGAGCACCTTGGTTTCCCTATGCCGCTGCATCTGCATGCAAACAACCTTGGACACCCGGGCTGCTGGGAGACCACAAGGGAATCTCTCAAGATCCCAAGTAACGTAAAGGCTAAGCCCAATGTAGATGTGGAATGGGCGGAAACAAAAATGAATGCAAAGAGGCACGAGTCCGTTTATCTGACACACTGCCAGTTCAATGCGTTCGGTGGAACTTCATGGAGAGATTTTGAATCAGGTGTAAAAGGTATAACTGATTATGTCAACAGCAAGGACCACGTAGTAATGGACAGCGGTTGTGTGCCATTCGGAGATGCAACTGTTATGACCGGTGACGGGCCGGCTATTCACGATCTCTATGTGCTTACAGGTAACAAGTGGTCTAACACAGACGTAGAGTGCGAGTGCGGTTCAGGTGTACTGCCATTCACGTACCTTAAGAGCAATCCTGTTCACAGTGTGCAATGGGCAATGGGTCTGGAAGTCCTTTTATACGTGAATGATCCCTGGAAGTCCATCATGACAACCGATAGTCCCAATGGTGGTCCATTTACAAAGTACCCGCTTATTATGGCATGGCTAATGTCCCTCAAGGCCAGGCAGGATACCATGTCAGAATGCCACAAATGGGCTCAGGACAGAAGCGGTCTGGGCGGCGAGGAAAGAGAGATGTCTCTGTACGATCTTGCAATTCTTACCCGTGCCAACCCGGCAAGGACAATTGGTATGGCATACAGGAAAGGAACTCTGGGTGTGGGAGCCGACGGTGATGTTTCCATTTATAACATTGACCCGAAGAAGCTCGATGTGAACGACTATGAAAGCCTTATTAGGAACCTGCAGAACTCAGAGTACACTATAAAGGATGGAGAGGTCGTTGCCCGTCAGGGTGAGATAGTGGCAATTCCGGAAAAGAGGACCTATTATTCGGATATCAAGGTTCCGGATGCTGATGAAAAACACATGCTTGAAGATGTAAAGGAGTGGTTCAGGTACTACACCTTAGGCTTCTCTAACTATCCGACGCCTGACAGGTACCTTGCAAACCCAACTCCAATGACTGTGAATCCGTTGAGGTGA
- the cfbA gene encoding sirohydrochlorin nickelochelatase gives MSEKIGILAIGHGSRLPYNNQVVTEIAGMIAKKHPEYVVKAGFMEMSTPSVEEALLSFEGTHVSTIVAVPVFLASGVHITKDIPAILKLDPEKNQGSIEMNGQQVKILYGKPLGSDELIADLIFKRALEVL, from the coding sequence ATGAGTGAAAAGATCGGTATCCTTGCCATAGGTCATGGCAGCAGATTGCCCTACAACAATCAGGTAGTTACTGAAATTGCAGGCATGATCGCAAAAAAACACCCTGAATATGTTGTAAAGGCCGGATTTATGGAAATGAGCACTCCTTCAGTGGAAGAAGCATTACTTTCATTTGAAGGTACCCATGTGAGTACTATAGTTGCTGTACCAGTATTCCTTGCATCAGGTGTACATATTACCAAAGATATTCCGGCTATATTGAAACTGGATCCGGAAAAAAATCAGGGCAGCATTGAAATGAATGGTCAGCAGGTCAAGATCCTCTACGGGAAGCCCCTTGGAAGCGACGAGCTCATTGCCGATCTGATCTTCAAAAGAGCGCTAGAAGTTCTTTGA
- a CDS encoding formylmethanofuran dehydrogenase subunit B → MVAKNIICPVCGASCDDIIVDFKGNTIDVQNACKMGNAKFQEVVSEHRIREPMVRENGKLRPATWDEALDRAAQILANSRRPFFFMGSETAIEAQEVGLHMGEYLGGAVDSNATICHGPTAMGIQEAGRSGATAGQAKNRADLIIYWGTNPLESMPRHMSRYGVFPRGYWTKRGRFDRTVITVDPRKTPTTAASDLHVQLNPNTDYELLSALFTIVNGKKPHPSAEEITGIPIEVMEQVVTMMKESNFVSIYVGLGVSSSYGKHRNIEIALNLAKEMNNYTKCVLGALRGHCNVAGFNQLASYLYGYPFGLDFSRGYPRYNPGEYTCVDLLREKDTDAALVLSADLVCHIPADAAEYMAQIPTICIDIAPCPTTTVSEVVLPGVIDAMECDGTFYRLDDVPVYFQPFTESPFPYTKSNEDTMKQLFDRVKKLKEA, encoded by the coding sequence ATGGTTGCAAAGAACATTATATGCCCCGTATGCGGTGCATCATGTGACGATATCATTGTGGACTTCAAAGGTAACACAATTGATGTTCAGAATGCCTGTAAGATGGGTAATGCTAAGTTCCAGGAAGTTGTGAGCGAGCACAGGATAAGGGAACCCATGGTTAGGGAGAATGGCAAACTGAGGCCTGCAACATGGGATGAGGCTCTGGACAGGGCTGCTCAGATCCTTGCAAACTCCAGAAGACCTTTCTTCTTCATGGGTAGCGAGACAGCCATTGAGGCACAGGAAGTTGGTCTGCATATGGGAGAATATCTCGGTGGTGCAGTTGACTCTAATGCTACGATCTGCCACGGACCCACAGCAATGGGTATACAGGAAGCAGGCAGGTCAGGAGCTACAGCAGGACAGGCAAAGAACAGGGCAGATCTCATCATCTATTGGGGAACCAATCCTCTGGAATCCATGCCCAGGCACATGTCCAGATATGGTGTGTTCCCAAGGGGTTACTGGACCAAGAGAGGCAGGTTCGATCGTACTGTCATTACAGTGGATCCAAGAAAGACTCCAACAACTGCTGCATCTGATCTGCACGTACAGCTTAATCCCAACACTGATTATGAACTGCTAAGTGCTTTGTTCACCATCGTCAATGGGAAAAAGCCACATCCTTCTGCGGAAGAGATAACAGGTATTCCTATTGAGGTCATGGAACAGGTCGTCACAATGATGAAGGAGTCAAATTTTGTGTCTATCTACGTAGGACTGGGTGTATCGTCATCTTACGGAAAGCACAGAAACATCGAGATCGCACTGAACCTCGCAAAGGAAATGAACAATTATACAAAATGTGTTCTGGGAGCGCTGAGAGGTCACTGCAACGTGGCAGGTTTCAACCAGCTCGCATCGTACCTATATGGCTATCCGTTCGGTCTGGATTTCTCAAGGGGATATCCTAGATACAATCCCGGAGAGTACACCTGTGTGGACCTGCTGAGGGAAAAGGATACGGATGCTGCGCTGGTGCTCAGTGCTGATCTTGTATGTCATATCCCTGCAGATGCTGCAGAGTACATGGCACAGATACCCACTATTTGCATTGATATTGCACCCTGTCCCACAACCACTGTCTCTGAAGTAGTGTTGCCAGGTGTTATCGATGCGATGGAATGTGACGGTACCTTCTACAGACTGGATGATGTGCCGGTGTACTTCCAGCCGTTCACTGAGTCTCCGTTCCCTTACACAAAGAGCAATGAAGACACCATGAAACAGCTTTTTGACAGAGTGAAGAAACTTAAGGAAGCATGA
- the fdhD gene encoding formate dehydrogenase accessory sulfurtransferase FdhD produces MRTSQHAGNSSVKGDFSRDECVVPSSLYTTIACTEISGDQRKQIEADVIIEEVFDLFINDVHLTTFYASPRELEELAVGFMVCEGFIGRDDVRNILSIDIGPKRIDCKVDIDVSQLFDLERVERCGTTLFTPENRLLLPKDVFFSPQVIFNAVGKLKEWGNAWKKTGGAHSSLVCAPSGEILVFCEDIGRSCSVDKAVGKALLTGIDISRCALVTTGRLAGTMVSKAINSGFPVMASKGATVKEAVLLAQGADMTLVGFVREPNMYIYSGEYRLQSR; encoded by the coding sequence ATGAGGACGAGCCAGCACGCAGGTAATTCTTCTGTAAAGGGGGATTTCAGCAGGGACGAATGTGTTGTCCCTTCTTCCCTCTATACAACTATAGCGTGCACGGAGATCTCTGGCGACCAGAGAAAACAAATAGAAGCGGATGTTATTATTGAAGAGGTATTTGACCTTTTCATCAATGATGTCCACCTCACTACTTTTTATGCGAGTCCCAGGGAACTTGAGGAGCTTGCAGTTGGATTCATGGTATGTGAAGGCTTTATCGGCAGGGATGATGTCCGGAACATACTTTCCATTGATATAGGTCCTAAGAGGATAGATTGTAAGGTCGATATCGATGTTTCTCAGCTTTTCGATCTTGAACGTGTGGAAAGATGCGGTACGACTCTTTTCACTCCCGAAAACCGTCTTTTATTGCCAAAGGATGTGTTTTTCAGTCCACAGGTGATATTCAATGCAGTAGGAAAACTGAAAGAATGGGGCAACGCATGGAAAAAGACCGGCGGCGCTCATTCTTCACTGGTATGTGCTCCATCCGGTGAGATCCTCGTGTTCTGCGAGGATATCGGACGTTCCTGTTCTGTGGACAAGGCAGTTGGAAAAGCATTGCTTACAGGTATAGATATTTCCAGATGTGCTCTTGTCACTACAGGCAGGCTTGCGGGTACTATGGTCTCAAAGGCAATTAATTCAGGATTCCCTGTAATGGCCAGTAAAGGTGCCACTGTGAAAGAAGCAGTGTTACTTGCACAGGGTGCGGACATGACCCTCGTAGGTTTCGTGAGAGAGCCTAATATGTATATATATAGTGGCGAATATCGATTGCAATCGAGGTAA
- a CDS encoding RAD55 family ATPase, which translates to MDRVPTVIGNLDKKIGGGYPQGKGILLTGVPGTGKTIFGLHLLYQSCSDGKKCVLIATEESPEDLLEQAGMLGLKLEPFMEKGLLSIKQVLEIRAGAVARAAHIVDGFNNAEIDLIKECELDISFRHDKAGFNIGEMDLVDVVKLIPDDTNVVVVDNLGVLAFGLDIKQFRDKFDTLNRVLSAKQITVVYVMDDAAYQLTHQIADYSTHGAIKLFVKENPYTGKMERFLSIPKMRSTAISLDFILFDITASGIHIKGSKGKLVEMS; encoded by the coding sequence ATGGACCGCGTCCCCACAGTCATAGGAAATCTTGATAAAAAAATAGGTGGAGGCTACCCGCAAGGAAAAGGAATACTCTTGACAGGTGTTCCGGGTACTGGTAAGACTATATTTGGTCTTCATCTGTTGTACCAATCCTGTTCGGATGGTAAAAAGTGTGTGCTTATAGCAACTGAAGAATCTCCGGAGGACCTGCTGGAACAAGCGGGGATGCTTGGATTAAAGTTAGAACCTTTTATGGAAAAAGGTCTGCTTAGTATCAAGCAGGTCCTGGAAATAAGGGCAGGGGCAGTAGCCAGGGCAGCTCATATTGTGGATGGTTTCAATAACGCAGAGATCGATCTTATTAAAGAATGTGAACTTGACATATCCTTCAGGCATGACAAGGCGGGTTTTAATATTGGTGAAATGGACCTTGTAGATGTGGTCAAATTAATTCCGGACGATACCAACGTAGTGGTGGTGGATAACTTGGGTGTGCTTGCTTTTGGTCTGGACATCAAACAGTTCAGGGATAAGTTCGACACTCTCAATCGCGTACTATCTGCTAAACAGATAACTGTAGTATATGTAATGGATGATGCTGCATATCAGTTAACTCATCAGATAGCTGATTATTCGACCCATGGAGCCATTAAGCTGTTCGTGAAGGAAAATCCATATACAGGAAAAATGGAGCGTTTCCTTAGCATCCCTAAGATGCGCAGTACAGCTATATCACTGGATTTTATCTTATTCGATATCACTGCCTCGGGAATCCATATCAAAGGCTCCAAAGGCAAGCTCGTAGAAATGAGTTAA
- a CDS encoding formylmethanofuran dehydrogenase subunit C, protein MAEVTLRPKNDIDIMVEAEVITPENFAGKNAKEIGEMVVWQGPKELPISYFFDVQGNGGASAQETTIIVDGDVPRVKRIGQQMTAGKIIIKGNAGMHVGSEMAGGEIVVEGDAESWAGMEMKGGLLHIKGNTKDHVGCAYRGSWHGMTGGRIVIDGNAMNQVGGGISGGEILINGNVDNFCGIRANGGLIVVKGDAFRTVGAEMTNGIIVVGGHISRFTPGFQYEATENDLKFGDVECPGEYKKFAGDYAIPQKVKGVMYVSSEFNGGL, encoded by the coding sequence ATGGCAGAAGTTACACTTAGACCAAAAAATGATATTGATATAATGGTGGAAGCAGAGGTTATAACTCCTGAAAATTTCGCCGGCAAGAATGCAAAAGAAATTGGTGAAATGGTTGTATGGCAGGGCCCGAAGGAGCTGCCTATTTCCTATTTCTTTGATGTGCAGGGCAATGGTGGAGCCTCTGCACAGGAAACTACTATCATTGTAGATGGTGATGTTCCAAGGGTAAAGAGAATAGGACAACAGATGACCGCTGGCAAGATCATCATAAAGGGCAATGCAGGGATGCATGTTGGCTCAGAGATGGCCGGAGGGGAGATTGTTGTTGAGGGTGATGCAGAGTCCTGGGCAGGTATGGAAATGAAAGGCGGTCTGCTTCATATCAAAGGTAATACCAAGGATCATGTCGGATGCGCATACCGTGGCAGCTGGCATGGTATGACCGGCGGGCGTATAGTAATTGATGGAAATGCAATGAACCAGGTAGGCGGCGGTATAAGCGGCGGAGAGATCCTCATCAATGGTAACGTGGACAATTTCTGCGGTATCCGTGCCAATGGCGGTCTTATCGTTGTGAAGGGGGATGCCTTCAGGACCGTGGGTGCTGAGATGACCAATGGTATCATTGTTGTGGGTGGTCATATTTCCAGGTTCACTCCAGGATTCCAATACGAAGCTACAGAGAATGACCTCAAGTTCGGTGATGTAGAATGTCCGGGCGAGTACAAGAAGTTCGCAGGTGATTATGCAATACCCCAGAAAGTAAAAGGCGTAATGTATGTATCAAGCGAGTTTAACGGGGGTCTGTAA
- a CDS encoding chorismate mutase codes for MSSLEEVRVEIKRIDRNIVDLIKKRTELAEKVLESKRKAGLPINDEAQNKVVLDRAVDNAIEFNLDTNPVRSIFKILIEMSIEHQQELSGQGKFP; via the coding sequence ATGAGTTCACTTGAAGAAGTACGTGTTGAGATAAAGCGTATTGACAGGAACATAGTTGATCTTATCAAGAAACGTACGGAGCTTGCGGAGAAAGTACTCGAGTCAAAGAGAAAAGCAGGTCTGCCGATCAATGACGAGGCCCAGAACAAAGTTGTCCTTGATAGGGCAGTAGACAATGCTATAGAATTCAATCTTGATACAAATCCTGTGAGATCGATATTTAAGATACTTATCGAAATGAGCATAGAACACCAGCAGGAACTTAGCGGACAGGGTAAATTCCCCTGA
- a CDS encoding shikimate kinase, with amino-acid sequence MTYTGHAYALGAGTIVNAIATWKGAAFAVDLKTFADVKISKGKGKISGSIQGQPGADTRLIERTVELVLQYFDVQMQGSVETRSEIPLASGLKSSSAAANATALATLEALGEEMKPLEVVKLGVEAALDVGVSITGAFDDACASFFGGIVVTDNKLKELERREEKEMDVVIFVPDRKAFSSNTNVSRSRVIASWVEMAYSLALEGKYEEAMTLNGFLYCSALGFDTEPMMLALESGVKGVTLSGTGPSYVALVDPVSGPILKESWSQLEISGSLISTKIYNKEAKKLAGREQ; translated from the coding sequence ATGACTTATACAGGACATGCATATGCTCTTGGGGCTGGCACAATAGTAAACGCCATAGCTACCTGGAAAGGTGCGGCTTTTGCCGTGGATCTTAAGACTTTTGCTGACGTAAAGATAAGCAAAGGCAAAGGAAAAATATCAGGTAGTATACAAGGCCAGCCAGGTGCAGATACGCGGCTTATAGAAAGAACTGTAGAACTGGTGCTGCAATATTTTGATGTTCAGATGCAAGGTTCAGTAGAAACAAGAAGTGAAATCCCTCTTGCCAGTGGATTAAAGAGCAGCAGCGCAGCTGCTAATGCCACTGCCCTTGCCACACTGGAGGCCCTGGGTGAGGAAATGAAGCCTCTTGAAGTTGTAAAACTGGGAGTTGAAGCTGCATTGGATGTTGGTGTTAGTATTACAGGAGCATTCGATGATGCATGTGCTTCTTTTTTTGGCGGAATAGTGGTTACTGATAACAAACTTAAAGAACTGGAACGCAGGGAAGAGAAGGAAATGGATGTGGTCATTTTCGTACCTGACAGAAAAGCCTTCAGTTCAAACACAAATGTATCCCGTTCCAGAGTGATAGCTTCCTGGGTAGAAATGGCTTACAGCCTGGCTCTGGAAGGAAAATATGAAGAAGCTATGACCTTAAATGGATTTCTGTATTGCAGTGCTCTGGGTTTTGATACAGAACCCATGATGCTGGCTCTGGAATCCGGAGTTAAAGGCGTTACACTTTCAGGCACTGGACCTTCTTATGTCGCACTTGTGGATCCGGTATCCGGTCCGATTTTAAAGGAAAGCTGGTCCCAGCTGGAAATAAGCGGAAGCCTGATAAGCACTAAGATATATAATAAAGAGGCAAAAAAACTTGCTGGCCGGGAGCAATAA
- a CDS encoding 5-(carboxyamino)imidazole ribonucleotide mutase, translated as MVDIAVIMGSESDRAIANRVTGVLDESKYAYDIQVISAHRNPDTLDEYIAGSNAKVFIAIAGLSAALPGVIASKTKKPVIGVPVSAKMMGLDALLSIAQMPPGVPVASVGIDNGANAAHLAIRILDLF; from the coding sequence ATGGTAGACATAGCAGTCATAATGGGGTCTGAATCAGACCGGGCCATAGCCAACCGTGTAACAGGAGTACTGGATGAGAGCAAGTACGCTTACGACATACAGGTAATATCAGCGCACCGCAACCCTGATACACTTGATGAATATATAGCAGGAAGTAATGCAAAAGTATTTATTGCAATTGCAGGCCTCTCTGCCGCATTACCTGGAGTAATTGCATCAAAAACAAAAAAGCCTGTGATAGGAGTGCCAGTGAGCGCAAAGATGATGGGACTTGATGCGTTACTGTCCATTGCCCAGATGCCACCGGGGGTGCCTGTAGCAAGTGTAGGTATTGACAATGGTGCAAATGCAGCACATCTTGCCATAAGGATACTAGACCTGTTCTGA
- a CDS encoding molybdopterin dinucleotide binding domain-containing protein — protein MEALLNTGSTIDEGRLAKGGDKYSDAYTQECAVCWLNEVDYAALGFPEKVKVIRRDGQRSVLVYTKCTNDMRCGHVFMPRAIWANVVVEPSTFSTGSPLYKGSLVTVEPAEGEVLSAEDVVLKVYMGGE, from the coding sequence ATTGAAGCGTTACTTAATACCGGAAGTACTATAGACGAGGGAAGGCTTGCCAAGGGCGGTGACAAATACTCCGATGCCTACACACAGGAGTGTGCAGTCTGCTGGCTTAATGAAGTCGATTACGCAGCATTGGGATTCCCTGAGAAGGTAAAAGTCATAAGAAGGGACGGACAGCGCTCAGTCTTAGTATATACCAAATGCACCAACGACATGAGGTGCGGACATGTTTTCATGCCAAGGGCAATATGGGCCAATGTGGTAGTAGAGCCATCTACATTCTCTACCGGTTCACCTCTGTATAAAGGAAGTCTCGTAACAGTCGAGCCCGCTGAAGGCGAGGTGCTCAGTGCGGAAGATGTTGTTCTCAAGGTGTACATGGGAGGTGAATAA